aatgttttgctctgaaaaaaaaaattgtgtacTTTGAAGCTGCCAGAACATTTTTATGCCATTCTTAAAACACTTTAATGGAATCGACATGATTTCAAAGGGTATTCTTCTCGAAGGAGCTgccttttcaaagaaaaggtttccactgatgtattttttttgaCCATTTTAAAGCTCCTGTACTACACTTATTTAGAAAAACCACATGGAGTAGTGATTGTGACACTTTCCAGTAGTTAgtgcaaatttatttttaaaacattgtaTCTTATTCTCAGCAATGGGCTCTTGTTTTGGTTCTGATGCCACTATTTTGCTTTAGTCAACTAAAAACTCCCATCTCAGTTACATCCATGCAAATAGGAAGGAAATGTTAATAAAGGATCACAAGCTGCAACAGCATAACAGAACGAGACAGTTCAAGAGACTTGTGTAGGAGCTTTCCATGTAGTGGACTCTTCAGGTTGGTCCCTGAAGAGAACAAGCGATATTTCCCCTGTTTGCAACATTCATCCCCATTCTGAGAAGAGAACTGCTACAGGGATAGTAAAGAGACAGTGTGCTCTAACATTCAAATGACTGCAGCAGATGACCTAAAATGTGTCATCCTGTGTTATTCTGATGTCATATATTGCATGCCTTTGCTCGAAGGTATCACTATGTTCTTGAAACACATGAGGTCAGCAAGCACACAGCCGTGACTTGAGAGGAAATTAGTACCAGTGCTCTTGTAAATGATTACAAAATTTTGGGGGATAGAGTAGAAACTGACATTCAGAAGGAATTGGATCTACAGCTATCAAATTGCCTATCCATTTCTGGCACATTAGAAATATGGGATTTGTTTCCTCTATATTAGCTGGGATAGAGACACATTCTCTGTGTTACCCATAATCTTGGGTAGAGAAGCAAAACTGTAATGATTGGATTCATAAGCTGTAAAAATGGTTTTCTCATCATTTATGATAACAGTAAATCATTCAGACTAAAAACCAGACTTGCGCTATGTCCACTCGGGTGTAACCTTCTGCTGCTTAGGGACAGCTCTGCTCGAGGATGAGAGATTGATTGGTCTGAAAGACGATATGATGCAAACAGGGCATTCAGATGACATCGCCCTTTTCATTGACTTTCCTAAAGACTTAACATTCCTTGTAAGTCTAAAAGTTCTTTTAGAGAACCATAAACCATGGCTCCAATCTTTCAGAGACAGGGATGCCTAAAAAATTAATCCTCTGATGGACTTTGTGGGGCTAATTTGGGTGTTTTTCATACATCACTTTCAGCTTTGACTGTGACTTGGCTTTTTTAAGGGTGTTTCCTCAATATTGGCTACTTCCATGAAGTCATTTCACCCAGCATGGGAAGATGTCCACTTTTGTGGTGAGATGCATGACCACACTCTAGTGATGCACAGCAACCCAGTGACAAAGTGAGGCACCATGGCTTATCTGACAGGGTGAACAGGAGGATGTGGACAGAGAACTGCTGGAGTGTGCTCACAACACAGAGTGGCAGCAAGTTGATAAAAATAACTAGATTATGTAAATGTCAGGGTTAAATTCGGAGACGTTAATAATGGACATGATCAGATCTATCTTTTCAAAATGTGTTGATTACACAATTAATACCATTTATTCCCTAGTTCCATAGACCAAACAGGTCTTTTGCTGCTTATACTGAGGCCTGGCTCCATCCCTTTCTCTtctattttctctgcttttggtAACTCAGATGAAGGACTTTGTGATTCTACTTCATGGTCCCACTCCATGTTTTACTTGTGAAGCCTGTATACCCCAGGAATTGCTTCCAAAAAATGTTTAGCTGCACAGTCATCTATGGAGTTTCACTTGTGTCATCATAGGCTTCCCATCATTTATTAGACCCTCTCTGCTACACACTTTCCTCCATTACTGACCTGAATTATTTGGAACAGGCCTTATTTCTAAGGGTAATCTAGTTACATTTCTTCCTCCCAATTAGTTTTTAGCCTCATATACATATAGAAATCTTACAGAAATcctaaaaagcaaaattttaatacctaaaatgaaaaaattgatTGTTTAGTACTCGTATATGATGCTAAAGTAACTGTTCAGTGCATAACCTAGAACTACTCAGAAACTGTCCCTTTTGCGAAAAACTAGATGGTACTGTTTTTCATTTCCTAACAACTTTATAGCAAagaatgagggaaaaaaatgtattttaaatatgccAGATGATGAGTTTCCTTTTAACAGCTTGtactcatttatttttactaGCTTATGAAAgaatttagggaaaaaatggGTAGATTGAATGTCTTTAATAAAGatacttaaaatatttgttacaGGTAGGTAATTATTTTAACactttttatatttgtattgCTGAAAAATGTACGCATATTACACAGAACAGATTGTTAATCTATTTGAAAGAAGGATGTGATTCCTGGTAAGGTATCCATTGTGCTGATATAGTTGAGCCACGTCAATTGACACCGAAGAGAGGCTCTAAGCtgctgaaagacagaaaagtttAAGAGAATAAATCAATTTCCAGGAACTTTTGGTGTGTATATTCTCCTCGTAGTTGCACCCTCCTTATTGCGCTGCTGTTGGTGCTGGCTGGAAAATGACATCTGCAAAGGGTGAAAAACACAGTACACGTTCTGTGGATGAAACCAACAGTCCTACGCCCCCATGGGTGATTCCACAGAGTCATATTGCTGTGGGACTCCTGTTAGGTTTTACGAGGTCCCACTCCTGCTGCTATGTGCAACTCCTGGCTGTGCAACCAGCCAGGCTGGTGCGGAGAGAGCCGAGGTGAGCATTTCAGTTTGCCAGTTCTGTATCTTCATTTTCTCTAAATATTTAGTGCAGACTAATTGGGCGTCCATTGTCTGAGCGAGACGGAGGACTGGATGAGAATCATTTGGCTGAGATTGTGCAAGTTCAAAATGATGATTACAGGATTTGAGAAGCAACACTAGCAATTAAGCAAGCGGCAGAGTGGAGGAAGTGTACTTCCCATCGATTGCGCAGACGGCAGCCTGGGGTGCTTTTGTCCAGGAATGCAAGTGTTGGGTGCTCCCAAATGTATACATTGGCAAGTACAGCAAAAAGGAAGTGGATGTTACCTGGGCCACTGAATATCTGCATGATTTCAAGTCTCTCGTGGGTACCTGGGAACCTCTAGGTAGATCACTGTAAAGCAGTTTTCCTGGGCCTGGTGCCAAAACCCATCCTGAAATAGCTGCTCATGCAGGACATACCTGCTTATTAGGAAACGTTGTTTGGGAGACCTGGGCACTGAgtcctgtgctggctgctggttGACGTCTTGGTAAACCCAGCTTTCTTTTATAGCTGGCGTTTTCCGAAGGCTGAAAAAATACctcctggggcagcctcagTCTGCTTGTGAGTTTGATGCTCTCTGGATGAATTGTGAAGAGATTGCAGCAGAGTCTTGGATGTCCTGCCTGCCCCCACTGTGGTCTCAAGGCACAAAAACTTGATTCACTAAGCCGAAAAACTTGCAAAGTAATAACTTGTCTATTTTGTCCTgatttgaaaatatgttttactgAATATTCAGATAAGCTTTGTGCAATGTGggatttgcatttattttctccatGAAGCATGTCAGATCAAATAGAAACACAAACTCTACAACACAGAGGTCTCCTCGTGGGTTGCACTGTTCTGTGTGGGTTTTGTTGTAACAGGATAGGGCTTATGGCATAAATCTGCAAAAAATACAGACTAGAAAAGGCAATTACTTTCTGCCTGACTGCAAACGTATTTCATATCATTTGAAAATGTGAAGTTTGAAACAGCTTGCTAGGGTGACAACCTAGTCCCACTGAACAGTGAGACTTTTGCCACTGACACTAGTGGGAGCATGATTTCACTCATTTTTCTTGCAGTACCTATTCTTTCTAGATCTTGTCCCCTGGTCCTTTAGCAAATGTGCACTCAAGACTATTTAAACCACGCACTTTGGTGTTCTTAAACCCATTCCCACTACTGAATTTCAGACCCGAAGACTCAGCGCAGAACAAAATCCTTTCACATCCCGTTGATTATTTCCATACCTATCGGCTCAGTTAGGGGTTAATGCCACAGGATGCGGCCGGAGTTTCCTTTGTACGGGCAGGGCGAtggtttggggggggtgtcGGCGCAGAACGAAcgcgcccccgccgcccgcgcgGGGCAGGGGGTGCCCGCGGCTCCCGAGTACCTCTCGGGGCGGGGAAGCGCGGGGTGTTCTGTGCATGCGTGtgcgggcagcggggccggggcgagCGGCCGCTCCCGCACGGCGGccccagccccgcagccccgccgcccgccccctcccggccccgcgcccgggCGGGCGCTGCCCCTGCGCGGCCGGGGGAAGGCGGCTCCCGCCGGGCCCAGCGCGGCGGCGGATGGCGGGGGGGCCGCGCCCggcgggggccggcgggggcgCCCGctgagcggcggcggcggcgatgCCGAGGggcccggcgcggcggggcgcGCCCGCGGGGCCATGAGGGCGGGCTCCGGCCATGGCCCATGGCAGCGCGGCGGTCATGCTGAAGTGCGTGGTGGTGGGGGACGGCGCCGTGGGCAAGACGTGCCTGCTGATGAGCTACGCCAACGACGCCTTCCCCGAGGAGTACGTGCCCACCGTGTTCGACCACTACGCAGGTGAGCGggcggggggccgcggctgccgccccctctccctcctccctgctcactCCGTCCCCTGGCCTGGCCCTGCCGGGGGATGGGAGAGGGTCGGCCGGGGGTGCCCCCCCTCACGCGCTGTGTCTCTCCCTTCTCGCAGTCAGCGTCACCGTCGGGGGCAAGCAGTACCTGCTGGGGCTGTACGACACCGCCGGCCAGGTGAGTGCCGAGCGCTGCCCGCGGGCCCCCCGGTCCCGTCCCCCCGCCCGGCGGCGGTCCCGGCCAGCCCTGAAGTTATTCGCAGGGCTGCGGTCCGAGCTGGGCGGTTCGGAGCCGGGTTgtcgggggagggggggattgATAAAAAccagatttaaaagaaaatcatcgATCCAACCCCGATTCCTGAGGGCAGGCCGGCGGAGACGGGCTTTATTTTTAGCGGTGCTGGGGCCAGGGCGCCGCGGCATCGCCCGGCGGGGGCGGAGGGATGCCCTGCGCCTGCAGGACATTGCTCCGGGCCgggcagcccctctcccccctggGGTGCCGACCCTCCGCCGGCTTTCAGGTGGGAAAATATGCCCCGTTCAGCACACAGGGAACACGCTGCCTCAGCCGCCTCGGGTCGGATAGAGAGCAAGGCTGCCGGAGCTTGCCTTGTTTGTGCTTTACAGCGCTCAAATAGCTCCTAAGAGTTGTTTAAACTAAAGGTGGAAAATAATAACgtggaaaaaaatatctcagcCACTGCCTTTGAGATAACCTGGGTTTCTTTTGCTGTCCCAGACAATTCAAGTGATTCATTTGTTTAAGATTACAGCCGGTTGTGAAAGATGCTGTGATGTCAGCACGGCTCTTAAGTAACTTTAATGATGGATAAAATGCTGGATGTTTGGAGGGATCACTGGTGTAGTGGTTTCTAAAGGGCTCCATGATTCAAGTCACCTCTTTGTTAGCTTAACTTGCACGGCACCAGCTGCGGGCCGAGCATGGTCTCCTCCGGGGTTAGAGTACTTCCAGCTTTCTGGGGATGCCTTATTAGAAGCAGTTTGCAAAGGGCCTGACCCCAGGAGGTGTGGAGCATATATGGAAATGCTGCGTGGGTTTCTGTAAAGTTCTGTATTCCTTATATTAAAACTTCTTCTTGCAGCATGAGCATGTGCTTTGGTCTCACATGACTTCAGACATGCTTCCTTGTTGTAAAGAGCAACTAGTAAGATAATCTCACCGAACTTGCATAGACTGAAGTGGTAATTTTTAACCATGTTATTCCTACACTTAATTGAACAACTGCTGCCTGAATTAGTGTACCTTGTTAGATCTGCATATAGCCTTAGGTAAGGGAATCAGCATTTGAATGGTCTTTTATATCTTTGTTAGGCCTGAAATCAGTAATATAATTAATTCCATGAGGATTGTAGGAAACAGCCCCATTTCCAGAAAGCTGATACCCTGAAGGGTGAGACTCTTCCCACAAAGACTGACTTCATGGTTGTTATTTCACTGACATAAACACAAACTAGTCAAATTTATGCCCACTAAATGCATTTCTTATTACTGTCATAGTCCTGTTTTTCAATAGTAATTGGTTCAAAACACGGCTTGTAAAATGTTGCTTAAGTAGGTTACAAAATGAGTATTTAGCGCTCAAAGAAAGCATTTGGTTAATATGcaactaattttcttttttttttttaataatgagcATTGGAAAGTGTGAAAGTGACCCTAGCACTACTGTACATATGCATAGTGTATTTGGGGATGCTGTCTCAAACTGCTTGTGCTGGGCTTGTTGCTATTAATGGGAGTGTGTGTTGTTAGCTCTGTGTAACCTTAACTAAGGTGGTTTTGTGGTATCCCACTCTGTGTGAATGTGCTGAGTACAAACCCAGGTGACCCTTGGCCTCCTCAAAAGTTAGGAGGGTAAACTGGCTAGTTTACAACAAACAGCAAGTGAAGGTATTCCTGTTACActaaaaaaattttgtcagtgtGAAGTTGTATATCCAGAAGTGTAAAAAGTTGAGGTaagctttttttccagtttctgaaAAGCTGGATTCTTCAGTTTGAATTACAGAGCAGTTTTTGAGGTACTTAGGAACAGATCTTGCTGGCCTGATTCAGAGGAGCCTCAGCTCATGTAGGGTCTTTTAATGAGGCTACTTAACAGATATATCTAGTCTTGGCAAAACTCCCCTTTTAGTCAGACCTGTGGTGCTAATAAAATCTTTACCACTATGCCCATCCCACTTCAGCATGTTTGGGGAACTGGTGGACATCTGAGGCTTCCAGTCCAGCAACTTCATTCAGCTAAAGGCCGCTTTGTCAGAGAGTGGGCTGAAAGCCTGTCTTATTTTGCGTAATAGCAGAAAGCTTCCTTTAAAGCTTAAACATATATAGTAAAGAGCAGAAGAGACATGAGTTGATGATGCCTTCTCTGTGGTGGAGAAACAGCATGCTGTATCTCATACATGCCTGCTGCCCAGAGTTGGGATTTCTGTGCCAGCATACATCAgttcttttatttctaattCTGTCACCCCCAAATTGTTTTACTGTAGAATACTAGCCCAATAGTATAATTTTATCAAAACTTGGCAGTGCATGATCACTGTGTTATCTAAGCACTTCACAATCTTCAGCATGTTTATACTCCTAGCTCTGGACAGAGTATAGGTACAGTCTACAGATCTCAATTCAGGGGGAAGAGGAGTGAGGGGGTAAATGAAGGTTTAAACAGTGACCTACTCCAAATCCATGCATGAAGTCCATAGCAGAGCAAAGACCTTTTGGTTCATAGCTGGTACACAGTAGTCTCATCGCCCTGAAATACTGACTTATTGGTGTGTGGGTCTCTTTAACTTGCGTGGTTATGTATTTAGCAACTTGTGACAGACTTTGCTTTGGCAGAGGAGTTGCAAGCTTTTGAGTTCATCCAGTACTCATTTCTAGCTTGCTTCTTCAtaacacacacaggatcacaTGTAGTAACTATAATGATGACATAAGGCCTCATATCTTTGTGAGTTTAAAGTAGGTTGAGAATAAATCCattaaaatcccatttttcctaGTTATACATAGCAGAGAAAAATGCCACTAGTGGTTCACAACGTTCAGTTTATATACAGGCCCTTGGGTGTGTGTGAATTCAAGGCAGCTCTTCTCTGGCTGAAAGTACTGAGGCCCTGGTTCAGCAGAAAATAGCCAGTACAGCTGCTGAGCAATGGAGGCTCTCAGAGCCCGTTTGGATTTGCAGCTGTGGAGGCAGCTTCCCATGTCAGGAAGGCATGTGGGAATTTGGTGCCATTCCTCCAGCAATTCCTTCTAGAGGTGGAGCCAGCAGCTCCTTTTAGCCTTCTTCTTGCACTGTGTGGGCTTAAGAGTGGGTCTTGGTTTCTGCAGGAAGATGAGATCTGTGGAACCAACCTGCATTGAAGATCTGCATCAGTGCACTGAAGTTTAAATGTGAGGTGCTTGTGATACTGATGCTTGGATGCCTTTGTAGTTGCCTGTCTTACTCTGGGAGACTGCGTCTCAGTACTGCTCTTCACTGAGCAGGGCTATGTGGCATAATCAGCTTGGGAAGAGAATCATGGCTTCATAGGGGTCTGTTAAGATCACCACGTTGGAGTGCTTCTGAACTGGTGACAACTGATTATCATTTTGATCTTCCATAATACCAGTAATACTGCCAGCTCTCATGATATTAACACTTTTGGAGAAATGTCTGTAAGCACTAACAAAGAGGTGTGGTGTGTGTCCCCTTCCCATGTCCCAAATGATTGGGATAAGTGGGAGGACACACAGCAGTTGCCTGTTGAGGATTTCACTCTATATTGAAGGCTGTTGTTTAAAATGGCAGTTGGGGTCcatcctcctgccagccccttTTGCTGTCAATTTTCATTCATGGTGTCCCTTTCCTCCAGTAGGTGCTGACCGCATACAGGTGGAAGtcttgttctgctgctgtgaaGGATGGTTGGGACCTAGAGGGAGGATAGGGAGGCTGCAGTAGCAGAGCCTGTGTTGCTCCTGTTTCTGTGGGAGGAGAGATGCTGAGGCATAGCATGGCTGTTTGGTGCTTGTTTGGCACCAGGCCAGCATCTGGGCAGTGCAGAGAGGGGTATGGGGAATCTTACTATGGTGCAGTGCCTCATAATAACATTTATATCCTTCAGCATCACTTACCATTGTGATACTAGTGTGGCCTGGTTGGACAAAGCTGAGGTAAACTGTGTTCCTTGCCTTTTCACTTTTATATCTCTGCCTTAAAAGCCTTAATATGTGGTCAAGgcaagagggcatggtctcaagttgtgccaggggaggtttaggttagatattagaaagaatttctttacagagagggtgatcagacattggaatgggctgcccagggaagtagtggattctccatccctggagatttttaaaaggagactggatgtggcacttagtgccatggtctagtaaccacagcggtagtggatcaagggttggacttgatgatttcaaaggtcccttccaacccagctgattctatgattctatgatacaaCAAAGCTCTCAGTGCCTTCTCAACTGTCACCAAAATAGTACCACAAAACACGCTAAGCACAGGAGTACAACAATCTACTTCTTGGTACTTCTCAGTTCAGGTACCGATGATCAGTCTGGTTGCAGCCACAGCCATCTTAATTCAGGTAcactgatttttt
This DNA window, taken from Pseudopipra pipra isolate bDixPip1 chromosome 3, bDixPip1.hap1, whole genome shotgun sequence, encodes the following:
- the RHOQ gene encoding rho-related GTP-binding protein RhoQ isoform X1 yields the protein MRPEFPLYGQGDGLGGVSAQNERAPAARAGQGVPAAPEYLSGRGSAGCSVHACAGSGAGASGRSRTAAPAPQPRRPPPPGPAPGRALPLRGRGKAAPAGPSAAADGGGAAPGGGRRGRPLSGGGGDAEGPGAAGRARGAMRAGSGHGPWQRGGHAEVRGGGGRRRGQDVPADELRQRRLPRGVRAHRVRPLRSQRHRRGQAVPAGAVRHRRPVVNPASFQNVKEEWVPELKEYAPNVPFLLVGTQIDLRDDPKTLARLNDMKEKPISVEQGQKLAKEIGAYCYVECSALTQKGLKTVFDEAIIAILTPKKHTVKKRIGSRCINCCLIT
- the RHOQ gene encoding rho-related GTP-binding protein RhoQ isoform X3; this encodes MRPEFPLYGQGDGLGGVSAQNERAPAARAGQGVPAAPEYLSGRGSAGCSVHACAGSGAGASGRSRTAAPAPQPRRPPPPGPAPGRALPLRGRGKAAPAGPSAAADGGGAAPGGGRRGRPLSGGGGDAEGPGAAGRARGAMRAGSGHGPWQRGGHAEVRGGGGRRRGQDVPADELRQRRLPRGVRAHRVRPLRSQRHRRGQAVPAGAVRHRRPDAKIISLMEKMQELPLLENHEEASKLKFLW
- the RHOQ gene encoding rho-related GTP-binding protein RhoQ isoform X2, whose protein sequence is MRPEFPLYGQGDGLGGVSAQNERAPAARAGQGVPAAPEYLSGRGSAGCSVHACAGSGAGASGRSRTAAPAPQPRRPPPPGPAPGRALPLRGRGKAAPAGPSAAADGGGAAPGGGRRGRPLSGGGGDAEGPGAAGRARGAMRAGSGHGPWQRGGHAEVRGGGGRRRGQDVPADELRQRRLPRGVRAHRVRPLRSQRHRRGQAVPAGAVRHRRPVVNPASFQNVKEEWVPELKEYAPNVPFLLVGTQIDLRDDPKTLARLNDMKEKPISVEQGQKLAKEEPTAMWSVQL
- the RHOQ gene encoding rho-related GTP-binding protein RhoQ isoform X4, giving the protein MRPEFPLYGQGDGLGGVSAQNERAPAARAGQGVPAAPEYLSGRGSAGCSVHACAGSGAGASGRSRTAAPAPQPRRPPPPGPAPGRALPLRGRGKAAPAGPSAAADGGGAAPGGGRRGRPLSGGGGDAEGPGAAGRARGAMRAGSGHGPWQRGGHAEVRGGGGRRRGQDVPADELRQRRLPRGVRAHRVRPLRSQRHRRGQAVPAGAVRHRRPD